A genomic window from Tautonia rosea includes:
- a CDS encoding mandelate racemase/muconate lactonizing enzyme family protein, with the protein MPLPKDARVVAASLYFLPIKTRVPLKFGPETLTHVTCARVKLTVTDDAGSTVEGWGETPLSVQWAWPGSASVEDRLGAMEAFCKRLAEGWCGDDLGTGHAMSLGHRFLEERLPGLTDRFNAEERSGTEAMPRLAALICASAFDLALHDAYGNLNGVPTYETYGRNFMKEDLGAFLESEPGGASFVGTFPDDFLEMEPPKVLPAWHLVGGKDPIRPEELTGDEPEDGYPVLLRDWIARDGLKCLKIKLRGNDPKWDYDRMVTIGRIAEETGVDWLSTDFNCTVQDPAYVNAILDQLMKDEPRTFGRILYVEQPFPYDLEANRIDVRSVSARKPLFMDESAHDWKLVRLGRSLGWTGVALKTCKTQTGALLSLCWAKAHGMTLMVQDLTNPMLAQIPHVLLAAHAGTIMGVETNGMQFYPEASTAEARVHPGLYARRSGALDWSSVRGSGFGYRVAEIGRALPEPAVEVG; encoded by the coding sequence ATGCCTTTGCCGAAGGATGCCCGGGTGGTTGCCGCCTCGCTGTACTTCTTGCCGATCAAGACGCGCGTGCCATTGAAATTCGGACCGGAAACCTTGACGCACGTGACCTGTGCGCGGGTCAAGCTGACCGTGACGGATGACGCAGGCTCGACCGTCGAAGGGTGGGGCGAGACGCCATTGAGTGTGCAATGGGCCTGGCCCGGTTCGGCCAGTGTCGAGGATCGCCTGGGGGCGATGGAGGCGTTTTGCAAACGGCTGGCCGAGGGCTGGTGCGGGGATGACCTGGGAACGGGGCACGCGATGAGCCTCGGGCATCGCTTTTTAGAGGAGCGGTTGCCGGGGCTGACCGATCGATTCAACGCGGAGGAGCGATCAGGAACCGAGGCGATGCCGCGGTTGGCGGCCTTGATCTGCGCTTCGGCATTCGACCTGGCCTTGCACGATGCGTATGGGAATCTGAACGGAGTGCCGACGTATGAAACGTATGGTCGGAATTTCATGAAGGAAGATCTGGGAGCGTTTCTGGAATCGGAACCGGGAGGGGCTTCGTTTGTGGGGACGTTCCCAGACGATTTCCTGGAGATGGAGCCGCCGAAGGTTTTGCCGGCGTGGCACCTGGTCGGAGGGAAAGACCCGATTCGGCCGGAGGAACTGACGGGGGACGAACCGGAGGACGGCTACCCGGTCTTGCTGCGCGATTGGATTGCACGAGATGGCCTGAAATGCTTGAAGATCAAATTGCGCGGGAATGATCCGAAATGGGATTACGACCGGATGGTGACAATCGGGCGGATTGCCGAGGAAACGGGGGTGGACTGGCTCTCGACCGACTTCAACTGCACGGTGCAGGATCCGGCATACGTTAACGCGATTCTCGATCAGTTGATGAAAGATGAACCAAGGACGTTTGGGAGGATCCTTTATGTGGAGCAGCCGTTCCCGTATGACCTGGAGGCGAACCGGATTGACGTGCGATCGGTCTCGGCTCGCAAACCCTTATTCATGGACGAAAGTGCTCACGACTGGAAACTGGTGCGGCTGGGGAGGTCGCTCGGGTGGACCGGGGTGGCGCTAAAGACATGCAAAACGCAGACGGGGGCGTTGCTGTCGCTCTGCTGGGCGAAGGCGCACGGGATGACCTTGATGGTACAGGACCTGACGAACCCGATGCTGGCACAGATTCCTCATGTGCTGCTGGCGGCACACGCGGGGACGATCATGGGAGTGGAGACGAACGGAATGCAGTTTTATCCTGAGGCCTCGACGGCCGAGGCAAGGGTGCATCCGGGGCTTTATGCGAGGCGATCGGGAGCCCTCGACTGGTCGAGTGTGAGGGGATCGGGGTTCGGTTACCGGGTGGCGGAGATCGGGCGGGCCTTGCCGGAACCGGCAGTCGAGGTGGGTTGA
- a CDS encoding bile acid:sodium symporter family protein yields the protein MTLTVARKPFRPRPDWFLIGMGAAVGLAYLFPEPGASGGALKPELLTKAGVALIFFLHGMSLPFASLREGTLQWPLHLLIQGFTFLVFPVLGIAMLWLVGDRMSPGLRLGFFYLCALPSTVSSSVALTATAGGNVAAAVFNATISALLGVVLTPLWLGWMAEAQGKGLPFGEVVIDLVIWLVLPLVVGQLSRPWLGAWAGRNKRFINKVDRGTILLLVYTSFCDSMEREVWTEHGLGPVLGTLVGTAALLAIVIAATTLTSRWLGFSEPDQIAAIFCGSKKTLASGVPMASLIFGQDPQLGLILLPIMVYHPLQLVVGGVLAGRWARRTVEKTVEPASQATVPPGSS from the coding sequence TCGACCGCGGCCCGACTGGTTTCTGATCGGCATGGGAGCGGCGGTCGGCCTGGCCTACCTGTTCCCGGAACCGGGGGCGAGTGGAGGGGCCTTGAAGCCGGAGCTGCTCACCAAGGCAGGTGTGGCCCTGATCTTCTTTCTGCATGGGATGTCCTTGCCGTTCGCGAGCCTTCGGGAAGGGACGCTTCAATGGCCCTTGCATCTGTTGATTCAGGGGTTCACGTTCCTGGTCTTTCCGGTGCTGGGGATCGCAATGCTCTGGCTGGTGGGCGATCGGATGTCGCCGGGCCTGAGGTTGGGGTTCTTTTATCTGTGTGCCTTGCCGTCCACGGTGTCCTCGTCGGTGGCACTCACGGCCACGGCGGGGGGAAACGTGGCGGCGGCGGTCTTCAACGCGACGATCTCGGCCTTGCTCGGGGTGGTGTTGACGCCGCTCTGGCTGGGGTGGATGGCCGAGGCGCAGGGCAAGGGATTGCCTTTCGGCGAGGTGGTGATCGACCTGGTGATCTGGCTGGTTCTGCCGCTGGTGGTCGGGCAGCTGTCGAGGCCTTGGCTGGGTGCCTGGGCAGGGCGGAACAAGCGGTTCATCAACAAGGTCGATCGAGGGACCATTCTGCTGCTCGTTTATACGTCCTTCTGCGACTCGATGGAGCGGGAGGTCTGGACTGAGCATGGACTGGGTCCGGTACTGGGAACGCTCGTTGGGACAGCGGCCTTGCTGGCGATCGTGATTGCGGCGACCACGTTGACCAGCCGGTGGCTCGGGTTCTCCGAGCCAGATCAGATCGCGGCGATCTTTTGCGGGTCGAAGAAGACGCTCGCCTCGGGGGTGCCGATGGCGTCCTTGATCTTCGGACAGGACCCGCAACTGGGGCTGATCTTGCTGCCGATCATGGTCTATCACCCGTTGCAACTGGTTGTCGGCGGGGTGCTGGCGGGACGCTGGGCGCGGCGAACCGTTGAGAAGACCGTCGAGCCGGCTTCCCAGGCAACCGTTCCACCGGGATCGTCGTAA